In Nymphaea colorata isolate Beijing-Zhang1983 chromosome 13, ASM883128v2, whole genome shotgun sequence, one DNA window encodes the following:
- the LOC116267277 gene encoding transcription initiation factor TFIID subunit 7 isoform X3 produces MQNEDGRNGTFVIGNDRFPVSLLDLPCIVESYKTYDDNVLIKTADIGQIITVREEGDPAPDNVEYRHGLTPPMRDARRRRFRREPDINPEFVDKVERDIVNILTYRGTTENVGTEATEHEDANGVGTKNRHAPSEKPENTGTRGADDDPDRSESDDSDD; encoded by the exons ATGCAAAATG AAGATGGACGAAATGGAACATTCGTTATTGGTAATGATCGTTTCCCTGTCTCCCTACTGGATCTTCCATGCATCGTTGAGTCATACAAGACCTATGATGATAATGTGCTGATTAAAACTGCCGATATTGGTCAG ATAATCACTGTGAGGGAAGAAGGTGATCCTGCTCCAGACAATGTTGAATACAGGCATGGTCTCACTCCTCCAATGAGGGATGCCCGTAGAAGACGATTTCGTAGAGAGCCTGACATAAAT CCAGAATTTGTTGACAAGGTTGAGAGAGACATTGTCAACATTCTCACATATCGTGGTACCACAGAGAATGTAG GCACTGAAGCTACGGAGCATGAAGATGCCAATGGTGTTGGCACTAAAAACAGACATGCACCATCTGAGAAGCCAGAGAATACTGGTACAAGAGGGGCTGATGATGATCCTGATAGAAGTGAAAGTGACGATTCTGATGATTAA
- the LOC116267277 gene encoding transcription initiation factor TFIID subunit 7 isoform X2 translates to MEEQFILRVPPSVSERIDRLLSEKGTSEDNSLDLSFSDGRNGTFVIGNDRFPVSLLDLPCIVESYKTYDDNVLIKTADIGQIITVREEGDPAPDNVEYRHGLTPPMRDARRRRFRREPDINPEFVDKVERDIVNILTYRGTTENVGTEATEHEDANGVGTKNRHAPSEKPENTGTRGADDDPDRSESDDSDD, encoded by the exons ATGGAAGAGCAATTTATTCTAAGAGTTCCTCCTTCTGTTTCTGAGCGAATAGATCGTCTTTTAAGTGAGAAGGGAACTTCTGAGGACAATTCACTTGATTTGTCTTTTTCTG ATGGACGAAATGGAACATTCGTTATTGGTAATGATCGTTTCCCTGTCTCCCTACTGGATCTTCCATGCATCGTTGAGTCATACAAGACCTATGATGATAATGTGCTGATTAAAACTGCCGATATTGGTCAG ATAATCACTGTGAGGGAAGAAGGTGATCCTGCTCCAGACAATGTTGAATACAGGCATGGTCTCACTCCTCCAATGAGGGATGCCCGTAGAAGACGATTTCGTAGAGAGCCTGACATAAAT CCAGAATTTGTTGACAAGGTTGAGAGAGACATTGTCAACATTCTCACATATCGTGGTACCACAGAGAATGTAG GCACTGAAGCTACGGAGCATGAAGATGCCAATGGTGTTGGCACTAAAAACAGACATGCACCATCTGAGAAGCCAGAGAATACTGGTACAAGAGGGGCTGATGATGATCCTGATAGAAGTGAAAGTGACGATTCTGATGATTAA
- the LOC116267277 gene encoding transcription initiation factor TFIID subunit 7 isoform X1 encodes MEEQFILRVPPSVSERIDRLLSEKGTSEDNSLDLSFSEDGRNGTFVIGNDRFPVSLLDLPCIVESYKTYDDNVLIKTADIGQIITVREEGDPAPDNVEYRHGLTPPMRDARRRRFRREPDINPEFVDKVERDIVNILTYRGTTENVGTEATEHEDANGVGTKNRHAPSEKPENTGTRGADDDPDRSESDDSDD; translated from the exons ATGGAAGAGCAATTTATTCTAAGAGTTCCTCCTTCTGTTTCTGAGCGAATAGATCGTCTTTTAAGTGAGAAGGGAACTTCTGAGGACAATTCACTTGATTTGTCTTTTTCTG AAGATGGACGAAATGGAACATTCGTTATTGGTAATGATCGTTTCCCTGTCTCCCTACTGGATCTTCCATGCATCGTTGAGTCATACAAGACCTATGATGATAATGTGCTGATTAAAACTGCCGATATTGGTCAG ATAATCACTGTGAGGGAAGAAGGTGATCCTGCTCCAGACAATGTTGAATACAGGCATGGTCTCACTCCTCCAATGAGGGATGCCCGTAGAAGACGATTTCGTAGAGAGCCTGACATAAAT CCAGAATTTGTTGACAAGGTTGAGAGAGACATTGTCAACATTCTCACATATCGTGGTACCACAGAGAATGTAG GCACTGAAGCTACGGAGCATGAAGATGCCAATGGTGTTGGCACTAAAAACAGACATGCACCATCTGAGAAGCCAGAGAATACTGGTACAAGAGGGGCTGATGATGATCCTGATAGAAGTGAAAGTGACGATTCTGATGATTAA